Proteins co-encoded in one Papaver somniferum cultivar HN1 chromosome 5, ASM357369v1, whole genome shotgun sequence genomic window:
- the LOC113278671 gene encoding uncharacterized protein LOC113278671, translated as MLCQTRNFIRLIARVRDRREELEDIFGGDGGSLLWWKISNILIYNEKTANSLLLGNMDKGLIWETAKDLARNRGRVLSLYHQILRSLNSRKLLMNLAAKIGQESRGSCYLHARRRRGIPIPSQH; from the exons ATGCTCTGCCAAACTCGGAATTTTATTAG GCTCATCGCGCGCGTCAGAGACCGAAGGGAGGAGCTTGAAGATATctttggtggtgatggtggatcTCTACTG TGGTGGAAGATATCAAATATCTTGATTTACAATGAGAAGACAGCTAATTCATTGTTGCTAGGGAATATGGATAAGGGTCTGATATGGGAAACAGCCAAGGACTTGGCGAGGAATAGAGGACGAGTCCTCTCTCTATACCATCAGATATTAAGAAGCCTCAACTCCCGAAAACTTCTCATGAACTTAGCAGCAAAGATTGGCCAAGAAAGCAGAGGCTCGTGCTATCTTCATGCTAGGCGCAGAAGAGGAATCCCAATCCCTTCACAACATTGA